The Yamadazyma tenuis chromosome 2, complete sequence sequence AATGGCATCGTGCACAAGAGCGGTGAAATGATTTTGCCCGTGTATTTAGAATAAATATTAGTCGTTACTGAATACAGTCTTGCTACTAGCTGTACTGATTAGCTGTTCAAAATAGGCATAGAATGATGCACTTATACTTCCAGCAACGGCTACCTTGATACCTCTGGGGAAGTATCCTTTGTACAACCCCGAGAATCCgtgttcaagaacaattTTGTATGCTGTGCTTAATGAATCCTTATAAGCAGTGTGACTATTCTTCAGCTGCATATAAGACTTCACCACATCGATTGGTTGAGTAGTGACGATCACCACAGCCGCTGCTACCAATTGCAACCCTAAATATTGATAAAGGGTGTACTGTTCAGAAAACCAACCTTCACCAGACTTATGATGGGGCAAAAATACTTGCTTGGTAGTATTGTAACTGGATAACCAAATGGATGAAATCATAGTCTGTCTGACAATGGTGATTAGACTTCCATACATGAATCCTTTTGGTCCTTTGATCGAATATATTTCTCGTACCGTTCCCCAAAATGTCAAAGAAGGATTCTTATTGTACTTGTGTTTCAAAGCATCCATCTTTGTGTGTTTCACTAGATGAGTCGATGAGAACTTCGATGGGTTCACTCCCCTGAAGCTGGCTAGCACTTCAGACGTAAAGTACGCGTGTGGCGATATGTACtgcttgttgaagatgttctGCGGTGGTTTATGGTGCTTCCCCGGAATAGAGTATCCTGTGACATCCACATTAGAACCGATTTCTTTGACCTTGGTAATTTCGTTGTATAGCAGCATGTTTTGAATCATTGTAATCTTAATATTCTCAAATGGTATGATACATATAGTTTCAATGAACCCACTCATGATCCCAGCAATCACGATTCGAGGAGCAGTTGTCTTTTTGATATGATTGCCATGGGAATCCGTAGTTTCAAGCGACATAAAGTTGGACAGCCAATGATACAGAAATATTCTGGCTGAATTCTTCACCATGCTTCCGATCACAAAGGCACTGCATCCTTTGAACAAATGGGataaagaagttggagaattGGATGGGATTTTGTATTTGGCCGCAACCTTAGCATTGTTCAATTGAGTTTGggttttgatgaaatctAAAGGGTACAAAAGTGATCCTGTCAAAGCTGCAGTTGAAGTGCCCGATACAAGAGCCGTCAATAAGCTATCATCAAGTGAGCTATCGTGTTGAGACTCTGCAAGGCGATTCATGATAAAGATAATATGAAGTAGAATAAGTCGCGCTCTCCATACTTTTTAtgttttggtgttgatgagtTCTGATAAACACCCCTACATTCACAGCAACACGGAACCATCGACGCCGTTGCGGTACCGTCGACCTCAGAACCCAATTGGTGGATTAGCAGCTCCGCAATCGACCTCTCGGGTCGATGAAATCCATCTCCCTCCTACAGAGCTAACAACTGTATATAACTCCATAAAGAGAAGACGAATACTGCTAGGAAACCTGAGACCTAATGGAGAATTGGGAATCAGATCACAACCACGAATACGAATCAGTACTCCATTACGAGATATTCACCGACTCAGAACCAAATTACAAAGTCCGTTGTCCGCCAAACGTAGAAGGTCCTCAATTATATTGCAGACAGATGGATCAGTGACATTCAATCCTTCGTACACAGGCCCAGTGACTCTTGACTATCTTCGATTCTTTTGCAAGGTAACCTTGGAAGAGCAATCGAAAGAGGAGACCTCAAGTAAATCTCAGAATAAGGAGACTGGTGTCCACCCAAACTTGACAACAGATCTTAAAATCCCAACCACAGTGACAACACAAGAACTGTCGTCCGACAATGAACATACTACAAACCAAAGTTTTATACTAGCGGGTAATACCGATGTTCTCTTTGGGTCTCCTGAATCTGTGGTTGCTTCTGACAATTTCATCCAAGATAATCCATTTATTGAGCCACTAAAAGAAGCTAATCAACCTACAAGATCTTTTTCTTATTTGGAAAGAATTTTAGCTTCTCAAGCAACAAGGAACAGTCTGGCAGTGACTCAGATCGTGAACGATAAATTACTCGCTAATGCTAGCCTACCGGATAAATTTAAATCACTGAACCATGGTGATACAAAAGTGTCGTTTATATCTCCTGAAAAAGGCCTAGAGTCCACCCAACGGTCTCCATCAGTCTCAACAGCCATTAATGATGAGATTCCTATGGAGGAATTGGCTGTGTTGCTGAATAACGAAGAAGAGTCACAATCCGGTTCACCTTCAGTGTTTGTACCCCAAGAAGACGATATATCAGATCATCTGGAGATGATCCAGATCAATTCACCTACATTTTCACCTACACAACCTGagagttttgaagatgatataCCCGTTGAAGGAGACAATCATTCAGCTGGTTTTCCTGGTGATTCATCCGATGATCACGATATGTTTGGCTACACTCCCCTTGACCAGGTGCATAAATTCGACAATGATATATTACCCAGAATTGATGATACTTCAATTATAGATAAACCCTATTTGGTTAGTAGAGTTTCTGGGAAGACAAATAGTGAAAATTCAAACGGATTGGACTCAGATTATGGTCTTTCCCGTAAAACCATTAAGAGTTTGCTTGGCTCCTTAACTTTGGAAAATAATAAGAAGCGTAAACGTCTCAAATCAACCTCGGAAGCTTTGGGTTTGGTGCAACAGCAGTCAGAAACGTTTCTTACAAATTTGACATCTGATTTAGAAGTTTACGCTAGACACAGGGGTGGAACAGAGATCACCATACGAGATGTGATGCTCTTCATACGCCGATTGAAGTACCCAACAGTAAACGGTGCTAGAGCTAATAATGTGAACTATTTTTCAGAGCTTGCTGGTAAACACTTGCCACTTGAGCTGTTGATGGAGTTAAATAATTGCCTCAAAAACACGTATTACACCAACATGGTGGAAGTTGATGACCAAGACCTTGACGATTCCGACATTAATGAAGACCCCTCTATAGAAAATTTCACTGACGATTCTAGCTAGAATCTATACTCGTATAATAGTGTATATATATTTACAGATAGAATTTCATCTCACGTTATTTGTTGAATATTGAATATCAAGCAATTCCTCTTTGAGAGGCCAATATTGATTGTTTGCCCTTTACCAACTGGAATAATTCAAAAATTGCCGCTGGTGTTACCCCTTgtattcttcttgcttgTCCAATTGTCTCAGGTTGAATAGTATTAAGTAAATGGCACACTTCATAtgaaattttcaagttccCTTCATTAGTGTAATTGTAATTTAAGGGTAAAAGAAGATTTTCATCTGCCTCATATGCTTTGAG is a genomic window containing:
- a CDS encoding uncharacterized protein (COG:C; EggNog:ENOG503NZCK); this encodes MNRLAESQHDSSLDDSLLTALVSGTSTAALTGSLLYPLDFIKTQTQLNNAKVAAKYKIPSNSPTSLSHLFKGCSAFVIGSMVKNSARIFSYHWSSNFMSLETTDSHGNHIKKTTAPRIVIAGIMSGFIETICIIPFENIKITMIQNMSLYNEITKVKEIGSNVDVTGYSIPGKHHKPPQNIFNKQYISPHAYFTSEVLASFRGVNPSKFSSTHLVKHTKMDALKHKYNKNPSLTFWGTVREIYSIKGPKGFMYGSLITIVRQTMISSIWLSSYNTTKQVFLPHHKSGEGWFSEQYTLYQYLGLQLVAAAVVIVTTQPIDVVKSYMQSKNSHTAYKDSLSTAYKIVLEHGFSGLYKGYFPRGIKVAVAGSISASFYAYFEQLISTASSKTVFSND
- a CDS encoding uncharacterized protein (EggNog:ENOG503PQHD; COG:B); its protein translation is MSSDKHPYIHSNTEPSTPLRYRRPQNPIGGLAAPQSTSRVDEIHLPPTELTTVYNSIKRRRISLGNSRPNGELGIRSQPRIRISTPLRDIHRLRTKLQSPLSAKRRRSSIILQTDGSVTFNPSYTGPVTLDYLRFFCKVTLEEQSKEETSSKSQNKETGVHPNLTTDLKIPTTVTTQESSSDNEHTTNQSFILAGNTDVLFGSPESVVASDNFIQDNPFIEPLKEANQPTRSFSYLERILASQATRNSSAVTQIVNDKLLANASLPDKFKSSNHGDTKVSFISPEKGLESTQRSPSVSTAINDEIPMEELAVLSNNEEESQSGSPSVFVPQEDDISDHSEMIQINSPTFSPTQPESFEDDIPVEGDNHSAGFPGDSSDDHDMFGYTPLDQVHKFDNDILPRIDDTSIIDKPYLVSRVSGKTNSENSNGLDSDYGLSRKTIKSLLGSLTLENNKKRKRLKSTSEALGLVQQQSETFLTNLTSDLEVYARHRGGTEITIRDVMLFIRRLKYPTVNGARANNVNYFSELAGKHLPLESLMELNNCLKNTYYTNMVEVDDQDLDDSDINEDPSIENFTDDSS